In Pseudophryne corroboree isolate aPseCor3 chromosome 3, aPseCor3.hap2, whole genome shotgun sequence, a genomic segment contains:
- the LOC135054894 gene encoding zinc finger protein 665-like, with protein MSKKRGNIGKPSLADINEGITKTLDMQNTQEAMSVIPNSKGTSEVSTGSGHKDPKQACPTQPTYSSESEESSQADSGLEDNKSENRRKGEYPCPECGKVFAYLSYLNIHRRVHTGERPYECKECGKRFVQKQHLQSHHRTHTGEKPHQCSECGKRFSCKSDLSIHMRTHTGEKPYKCSECGKGFTTSSHRRIHEASHTGANPFPCSECDKAFPTKYQLRIHQIVHTGEKNFECPECGKCFSTSGHLSSHKQTHSGEKPCKCSQCGKAFACRAYLRLHQKSHTGEKPFACNECAMCFPGKAHLANHIKVHTGEKSFACKECAKCFSDKCYLATHIKTHTEEKTFACNECAKCFSNKSGLARHTQTHTGEINYKCPKCGNCFQNISDLNKHKRTHDDMYACSECDKHFKHKGHLEQHEKIHTGEKPFVCAECGKRFTQKIAMLTHGQRIHNVGVKAFKCSECGKGFVFKVELKKHERVHTGEKPFPCTECGKCFRIRSQLVVHLRHHTGEKPFSCSECGKSYRDNGDLIKHRRVHREKPFVCSECGKAFSSNGQLVSHQRSHTDERPFTCSECGKSFKHRGTFVSHQKIHTGERPFACSECDKRFIMKSELVNHKMTHTGERPFPCLECGKCFTNKKTLRLHHRSHTGEMPYECSECSKRFRYNSSLAMHKKSHSGEKPCLCPVCGLAFIYPSGLARHQKLHGPDAESDST; from the coding sequence ATGTCTAAGAAGCGTGGCAATATCGGGAAACCCAGCCTGGCTGACATTAATGAGGGCATCACCAAAACACTGGACATGCAGAACACACAGGAGGCTATGTCTGTGATTCCTAACAGTAAAGGGACTTCAGAGGTCTCCACTGGGTCAGGTCATAAGGATCCAAAGCAAGCCTGCCCTACACAGCCTACATACAGCTCTGAGTCTGAGGAGAGCTCTCAGGCTGACTCCGGCCTGGAGGACAATAAGTCTGAGAACAGAAGAAAGGGTGAGTACCCCTGTCCGGAATGTGGAAAAGTCTTTGCTTATTTATCCTACCTAAATATACACCGGAGAGTGCACACAGGGGAGAGACCATATGAATGCAAGGAGTGTGGGAAACGTTTTGTACAGAAGCAGCATCTCCAGTCCCATCACCGTACGCACACCGGAGAGAAGCCGCATCAGTGCTCAGAGTGCGGGAAAAGGTTTTCATGTAAATCAGATCTTTCCATCCACATGAGAACGCACACGGGAGAGAAGCCATAtaaatgttctgaatgtgggaaaggaTTTACCACCAGCTCACATCGTCGTATACACGAAGCTTCCCACACAGGAGCAAACccctttccatgttctgagtgtgataaagctttcccTACGAAGTACCAGCTACGCATCCACCAGATTGTCCACACGGGAGAGAAGAACTTTGAGTGTCCTGAATGTGGAAAATGCTTCTCTACTAGTGGGCATCTCAGCAGCCATAAGCAGACGCACTCGGGGGAAAAGCCTTGTAAGTGCTCTCAGTGTGGGAAAGCATTTGCTTGCAGAGCCTATCTTCGTCTCCATCAGAAATCccacacaggagaaaaaccatttGCATGTAACGAATGTGCAATGTGTTTTCCCGGCAAAGCTCATCTTGCCAATCACATAAAAGTCCACACAGGAGAAAAATCATTTGCATGCAAGGAATGTGCAAAGTGTTTTTCTGACAAATGTTATCTTGCCACCCACATAAAAACCCACACAGAAGAAAAAACATTTGCATGTAACGAATGTGCAAAGTGTTTTTCTAACAAATCTGGTCTTGCCAGACACACACAAACCCACACAGGAGAAATTAACTATAAATGCCCCAAGTGTGGAAACTGTTTCCAGAACATATCTGACCTCAATAAGCACAAGAGAACCCATGATGATATGTATGCGTGTTCTGAGTGTGACAAACATTTTAAACACAAAGGTCATCTTGAGCAGCATGAAAAAATAcacactggagagaagccatttGTGTGTGCAGAGTGTGGGAAACGCTTTACACAGAAAATAGCGATGCTTACACATGGGCAGAGAATCCACAATGTCGGAGTAAAAGCGTTTAAATGCTCGGaatgtgggaaaggttttgttttcAAGGTTGAGCTTAAGAAACACGAGAgagttcacacaggagagaaacctttTCCTTGTACTGAATGTGGTAAATGTTTTAGAATTCGCTCACAGCTGGTTGTTCATCTCAGACATCACACTGGAGAAAAGCCTTTCTCTTGCTCGGAATGTGGAAAAAGTTACCGTGACAATGGTGATCTTATTAAGCACAGGAGAGTGCACAGAGAGAAACCATTTGTGTGCTCAGAGTGTGGAAAAGCATTTAGTAGCAACGGCCAGCTTGTTTCACACCAGAGATCTCACACAGACGAGAGACCATTCACCTGTTCCGAGTGTGGTAAATCCTTCAAACATAGGGGAACTTTTGTCAGTCATCAGAAAATTCACACAGGGGAGAGACCATTTGCATGTTCAGAATGTGACAAGCGGTTTATAATGAAATCGGAGCTCGTTAACCATAAGATGACTCATactggtgagaggccatttccatgtttggAATGTGGAAAATGCTTTACAAATAAGAAAACCCTGAGATTGCATCATAGAAGCCACACCGGGGAGATGCCGTACGAGTGTTCAGAGTGTAGTAAAAGATTTAGATATAATTCAAGTCTTGCAATGCACAAAAAGAGCCATTCAGGAGAAAAGCCTTGCTTGTGTCCTGTGTGTGGGCTAGCTTTCATTTATCCCTCTGGGTTGGCTCGTCATCAAAAGCTTCATGGGCCAGATGCGGAAAGTGATTCAACATAA